Proteins found in one Amphiura filiformis chromosome 14, Afil_fr2py, whole genome shotgun sequence genomic segment:
- the LOC140170470 gene encoding cholinesterase 2-like, with translation MVTSAIIVGILCQIFLVFGQPTVMVEQGKILGETIRFENDYLDIQKDIDVFLGIPYAEPPVGERRFKAPLPKEPWSGDEVYNATYTRDICVQTTEEPFPMSEDCLHLNVYVPNPKPTNASVMVFIHGGGYSAGNGYFGSYSGIPLSSVGDVIVVTLNYRLSAFGYLTTGDEASPGNYGMLDQVEALRWVKTNIQAFGGNPNMITIFGESAGASSVSAHLFSPLSRDLFNQAILESGSILSPWAFHNDLDAQREMAFKFGEQVGCPASNTQELISCMRQVDAQEIDTAANTLLYAPAPCVDNNFLVELPLTSIEKDNYKKCPLIDGFNRDEGTLYLIYSEFGGPYFNSSTQPYASKEAFEKGVNEFLTFSGFYTNDLIEDSIKQQYVDWAIAENPDADYFDPSNYLAGDAQFVCPAIMETRPHAMAGEYDIYQYFLRMSRV, from the exons ATGGTTACATCCGCTATAATTGTTggcattttatgtcaaattttcCTCGTCTTTGGTCAACCCACAGTAATGGTTGAACAAGGGAAGATACTCGGAGAGACCATTCGTTTTGAGAATGACTATCTTGATATCCAGAAAGATATTGACGTGTTTTTAGGTATCCCATATGCAGAACCACCTGTTGGTGAGAGGCGTTTTAAAGCACCACTACCCAAGGAGCCATGGAGTGGGGATGAGGTCTATAATGCTACTTACACCAGAGATATATGTGTGCAAACAACTGAAGAGCCTTTTCCTATGAGTGAGGATTGTCTTCATCTTAATGTTTATGTACCCAATCCAAAA CCCACTAATGCATCAGTGATGGTCTTTATCCACGGAGGTGGCTATTCGGCCGGTAATGGATATTTTGGGTCCTACAGTGGAATACCTCTATCAAGCGTAGGAGATGTCATCGTCGTTACTTTAAATTACCGACTGTCAGCTTTTGGCTATCTTACCACAG GTGACGAAGCTTCGCCTGGTAATTATGGAATGCTGGATCAAGTAGAAGCTCTCCGATGGGTTAAAACTAACATACAAG CTTTTGGTGGAAATCCTAATATGATTACCATATTTGGTGAAAGCGCAGGCGCGTCGAGTGTGTCTGCACATTTGTTTTCTCCACTGAGTCGTGACCTTTTCAACCAGGCGATTTTAGAA AGTGGCAGTATTTTATCTCCATGGGCCTTTCACAACGATCTGGACGCTCAGCGCGAAATGGCCTTCAAGTTTGGTGAACAAGTCGGATGTCCCGCATCTAACACCCAAGAACTCATATCATGTATGCGGCAAGTCGACGCCCAAGAAATCGACACGGCAGCAAATACG CTTTTATATGCGCCAGCACCTTGCGTCGACAACAATTTCCTAGTAGAGTtacctttgacctctattgaaaaggACAACTACAAAAAATGTCCCCTAATCGATGGCTTCAATAGAGATGAAGGCACACTGTATTTGATTTACTCAGAATTTGGAGGTCCATATTTTAACAGCTCCACACAACCTTATGCTTCTAAAGAAGCATTTGAAAAAGGAGTTAACGAATTTCTTACCTTTTCGGGATTTTACACTAATGATCTTATCGAGGACAGCATCAAACAACAATACGTTGATTGGGCAATCGCTGAAAACCCGGATGCAGATTATTTTGACCCCAGCAATTATCTCGCCGGAGACGCTCAGTTTGTGTGCCCAGCTATAATGGAAACACGACCACACGCAATGGCTGGTGAATATGATATTTACCAGTACTTTTTACGCATGTCCCGAGTATAA